In a genomic window of Streptomyces roseoviridis:
- a CDS encoding sensor histidine kinase produces the protein MRQREDEAGAAGGRAGPGAAGEGADPAGPGAHATGGDGTSKDVTEAPPAGVEPKNGSRLPLWSQHDGLVAAGAAALDLVGFAITSQMDQGHVPAAGCLIVVAAALLLPARRRAPLAVLAGVVAVNLSLNWFSAVGPHYGAATAVALYTVVRHHRAAVAAAAVAGCVAVLHLVHPGLPAPSLPEFAGNVASALCVTGAAVAVSRWQRNAQAHRRLLADRAVAAERRRIARELHDIVAHHLTTMQLLAGGARANLERSPQAAREALVALEGSGRTALHEMRHLLDVLRAGDEPGEGEATAPQPGIGDLDRVVEDSRRAGLPTTLVTDGDLGALPPGVALAVFRIVQEALPNARKHAGHGARVDVRLSCTAEDVRVAVTDDGPPPGRPARTAPRGVGHGLMGMRERVGLHGGTLHAGPEGGGFTVRARLPLRASASTLGVHEEAWT, from the coding sequence ATGAGACAGCGCGAGGACGAGGCGGGGGCGGCCGGCGGCCGGGCGGGCCCGGGCGCGGCCGGTGAAGGGGCGGACCCTGCCGGACCGGGAGCGCACGCGACCGGTGGTGACGGGACCTCGAAGGACGTGACCGAAGCGCCTCCCGCCGGCGTGGAGCCGAAGAACGGCAGCCGGCTCCCGCTGTGGAGTCAGCACGACGGCCTCGTCGCCGCCGGTGCCGCGGCGCTCGACCTGGTGGGGTTCGCCATCACCAGCCAGATGGACCAGGGACACGTGCCGGCGGCCGGCTGCCTGATCGTGGTGGCCGCCGCACTGCTGCTGCCCGCCCGCCGCCGCGCGCCCCTGGCCGTGCTCGCGGGCGTCGTGGCGGTGAACCTGTCCCTCAACTGGTTCAGCGCCGTCGGCCCGCACTACGGTGCCGCGACCGCCGTCGCCCTGTACACCGTCGTACGGCACCACCGTGCCGCGGTCGCGGCTGCGGCCGTCGCCGGCTGCGTCGCGGTGCTCCACCTCGTCCACCCGGGGCTGCCCGCGCCGTCCCTGCCGGAATTCGCCGGCAACGTCGCCTCCGCGCTGTGCGTGACCGGCGCGGCCGTCGCCGTCAGCCGCTGGCAGCGCAACGCCCAGGCACACCGGCGCCTGCTCGCCGACCGCGCCGTCGCGGCGGAACGCCGCCGCATCGCCCGCGAACTGCACGACATCGTCGCCCACCACCTCACCACGATGCAGCTGCTCGCGGGCGGCGCCCGCGCGAACCTCGAGCGGTCACCGCAGGCCGCCCGCGAAGCCCTCGTCGCCCTCGAGGGCTCCGGTCGCACCGCCCTGCACGAGATGCGTCATCTGCTGGACGTACTGCGCGCCGGTGACGAGCCCGGCGAGGGCGAGGCGACCGCGCCGCAGCCCGGCATCGGCGACCTCGACCGTGTCGTCGAGGACAGCCGTCGGGCCGGCCTGCCGACCACGCTCGTCACCGACGGAGACCTGGGAGCGCTGCCGCCCGGCGTCGCGCTCGCCGTCTTCCGTATCGTCCAGGAAGCCCTGCCCAATGCCCGCAAGCACGCGGGGCACGGCGCCCGGGTGGACGTCCGGCTCAGCTGCACGGCCGAGGACGTGCGAGTCGCCGTCACCGACGACGGGCCGCCCCCCGGACGTCCGGCCCGTACCGCTCCGCGCGGCGTCGGCCACGGGCTGATGGGAATGCGCGAACGCGTCGGACTGCATGGCGGGACGCTGCACGCCGGACCCGAGGGTGGCGGCTTCACCGTCCGCGCCCGTCTTCCCCTGCGCGCGTCCGCGTCGACGCTCGGCGTCCATGAGGAGGCGTGGACATGA
- a CDS encoding SCO5918 family protein gives MRCVIARFPFDLTRIGVLESMKGVKPEPVTGDSVIIGRRHYPAKQVGQVITRQDRRDFSAGEVLRAMARLGFTCRPLPRTAPARIESPLQRASAMLGTPLSV, from the coding sequence ATGCGTTGTGTCATCGCCCGTTTCCCGTTCGACTTGACCAGGATCGGCGTGCTGGAATCGATGAAGGGCGTCAAGCCCGAACCGGTCACCGGCGATTCCGTCATCATCGGACGGCGTCACTACCCCGCCAAGCAGGTCGGCCAGGTCATCACCCGCCAGGACCGCCGCGACTTCAGCGCCGGCGAAGTCCTGAGGGCCATGGCCCGGCTCGGCTTCACCTGCCGCCCCCTCCCCCGGACGGCGCCCGCCCGGATCGAAAGCCCGTTGCAGCGGGCTTCCGCGATGCTCGGCACTCCCCTGTCGGTCTGA
- a CDS encoding cold-shock protein translates to MAAGTVKWFNAEKGFGFIEQDGGGADVFAHYSNIAAQGFRELLEGQKVTFDIAQGQKGPTAENIVPA, encoded by the coding sequence ATGGCTGCTGGTACCGTGAAGTGGTTCAACGCGGAAAAGGGTTTCGGCTTCATCGAGCAGGACGGTGGCGGCGCTGACGTGTTCGCCCACTACTCGAACATCGCCGCCCAGGGCTTCCGCGAGCTGCTGGAGGGCCAGAAGGTGACCTTCGACATCGCGCAGGGCCAGAAGGGCCCGACGGCCGAGAACATCGTTCCCGCCTGA
- a CDS encoding response regulator transcription factor, with protein MSAVVKVLIADDQPLVRRGLALMLGPEPGFQVVAEAADGAEALRLAHERRPDVVIMDIRMPVLDGIAATRRLSAELPECRVLALSTFDMDEHVVAALRAGACGFLPKDISPEDLVAALRVVRDGEAILAPRLLTRLISTHVTASDRTVARPTPQETDGLTPRERDVWQLIAGGLDNTEIAARLGVSASTVKNHITGLFAKLGVRDRAQAVIAAYETGLVTARPGP; from the coding sequence ATGAGCGCGGTGGTGAAGGTGCTCATCGCCGACGACCAGCCCCTCGTACGTCGCGGTCTCGCCCTGATGCTCGGCCCCGAACCCGGCTTCCAGGTCGTCGCCGAAGCCGCCGACGGGGCCGAGGCGCTGCGCCTGGCGCACGAGCGGCGCCCCGACGTGGTCATCATGGACATCCGTATGCCGGTCCTCGACGGGATCGCCGCGACACGGCGACTGAGCGCCGAACTGCCCGAGTGCCGCGTGCTGGCCCTGAGCACCTTCGACATGGACGAGCACGTGGTGGCCGCCCTGCGGGCCGGGGCCTGCGGGTTCCTGCCCAAGGACATCTCGCCCGAGGACCTGGTGGCGGCCCTGCGCGTGGTCCGCGACGGGGAGGCCATCCTCGCTCCCCGGCTCCTGACCCGCCTCATCTCCACGCACGTCACCGCCTCGGACCGCACCGTGGCCCGGCCGACACCCCAGGAGACCGACGGGCTCACCCCGCGCGAGCGGGACGTGTGGCAGCTGATCGCCGGCGGGCTGGACAACACGGAGATAGCCGCGCGGCTGGGCGTGAGCGCCTCCACTGTGAAGAACCACATCACGGGCCTCTTCGCCAAACTCGGAGTGCGCGACCGGGCCCAGGCGGTCATCGCCGCCTACGAGACCGGCCTGGTGACGGCACGACCCGGACCCTGA
- a CDS encoding MMPL family transporter translates to MIRALTAYSTRRPWRVIALWAVLGILTAVVGQSLVFRVTQTDSARFLPSEYDAAQALRVAREEFGVRSDTDAVTVLVARRDGRPLRAADSERVAGVARELSATRVEMPWTDEQIPGLSTDYSQTPRVAVAMTAPGGSFALLRAQLRGNSTDPGMHLLYRAFQDRAEQKFEQAGMRTGFTGGVADVVDGIEAEETTQTLVGLFMVGLIILINVLVFRSVMAALIPLVAVSVVGGAAAGTVVAAALLTGFDLDPGTPGMIGTVLVGIGVDYFLFLLFRFREELRRRPEDDHRLVACDVSGRVGTAVTSAALTIVAAFATLGLATFGQFRVLGPSVAVSVLVMLVASLTLMPALLAVTGRRMFWPSRTLTKTARPGLADRTARLVARRPLLVLVVSVAVLGALAAGVTGVRMDFATGGTSRDTAAAATAREIAGALPPGVSDPTTVYVTTNDGRPMDAAALGRLPQVLAGTDGVGKVAAPVLNADRTAARLDVYLKAGAQTQQARDLVTGPVRQAAREAAPAGTTAHVGGTAAVFADVATAVDRDLKTVFPLAAALIALILFVLLRSLSAPLVLMLAIGLCFAATYGASALVFQHLGGEPGVNFVLPLVLFLFVVALGTDYNILISDRLREEMARAGSVREAVTRAVRHTAPAIATAGVVLAASFGSLAVNADPSTRQIGFATALGILLSAFLVSLLLVPAAAALLGRAMWWPQRAGQDRRHGA, encoded by the coding sequence GTGATCCGTGCCCTGACCGCGTATTCGACCCGCAGACCCTGGCGGGTCATCGCCTTGTGGGCGGTACTGGGCATCCTGACCGCCGTCGTGGGCCAGTCCCTGGTCTTCCGCGTGACCCAGACCGACAGCGCCCGTTTCCTGCCCTCCGAGTACGACGCCGCCCAGGCCCTGCGGGTCGCCAGGGAGGAGTTCGGCGTCCGGTCGGACACCGACGCGGTGACGGTGCTGGTGGCACGGCGCGACGGCAGGCCGCTCCGGGCCGCCGACAGCGAGCGCGTGGCCGGGGTGGCGCGCGAGCTGAGCGCCACCCGGGTGGAGATGCCGTGGACGGACGAACAGATACCGGGGCTCTCCACGGACTATTCCCAGACCCCTCGGGTCGCGGTGGCGATGACCGCACCTGGCGGATCGTTCGCGCTGCTCCGGGCCCAGTTGCGGGGCAATTCCACCGACCCCGGCATGCACCTGCTGTACCGGGCCTTCCAGGACCGTGCAGAGCAGAAGTTCGAACAGGCCGGGATGCGCACCGGGTTCACCGGCGGCGTGGCGGACGTGGTGGACGGAATCGAGGCGGAGGAGACCACGCAGACCCTGGTGGGCCTGTTCATGGTCGGTCTGATCATTCTCATCAACGTGCTGGTGTTCCGCAGCGTGATGGCCGCGCTCATCCCGCTGGTCGCCGTCTCCGTGGTGGGCGGCGCCGCCGCGGGCACGGTCGTGGCAGCGGCCCTGCTGACCGGTTTCGACCTGGACCCGGGCACCCCGGGCATGATCGGCACCGTGCTGGTCGGCATCGGCGTCGACTACTTCCTCTTCCTGTTGTTCCGCTTCCGTGAGGAACTGCGACGGCGTCCTGAGGACGACCACCGTCTGGTGGCCTGCGACGTATCGGGACGGGTGGGCACGGCGGTGACCTCCGCCGCGCTGACGATCGTCGCGGCGTTCGCCACGCTGGGCCTGGCGACGTTCGGCCAGTTCCGGGTGCTCGGCCCCTCGGTGGCCGTCTCCGTGCTGGTCATGCTGGTCGCGAGCCTGACGCTGATGCCGGCGCTCCTGGCGGTGACCGGGCGGCGGATGTTCTGGCCTTCGCGGACGCTGACGAAGACGGCGCGCCCCGGTCTGGCCGACCGTACGGCACGTCTGGTGGCCCGCCGCCCGCTGCTGGTGCTCGTGGTGTCGGTCGCCGTCCTCGGCGCGCTCGCGGCCGGTGTGACGGGTGTGCGCATGGACTTCGCCACCGGCGGCACTTCGCGTGACACCGCGGCGGCGGCTACGGCGCGGGAGATCGCGGGCGCCTTGCCGCCGGGGGTGTCCGACCCGACGACGGTGTACGTCACCACCAACGACGGCCGCCCCATGGACGCCGCGGCGCTGGGCCGGCTCCCGCAGGTGCTGGCCGGGACGGACGGCGTCGGCAAGGTGGCCGCCCCCGTCCTCAACGCCGACCGCACGGCTGCCCGCCTGGACGTGTACCTGAAGGCGGGCGCCCAGACGCAGCAGGCGCGCGACCTCGTGACCGGTCCCGTGCGGCAGGCCGCGCGGGAGGCGGCGCCCGCCGGGACGACGGCCCATGTGGGCGGCACCGCGGCCGTCTTCGCCGACGTGGCGACGGCGGTCGACCGGGATCTGAAGACGGTGTTCCCGCTGGCCGCGGCACTGATCGCGCTCATCCTGTTCGTCCTGCTGCGCAGTCTGTCGGCCCCGCTGGTGCTGATGCTCGCGATCGGGCTGTGCTTCGCGGCGACGTACGGCGCCTCCGCGCTGGTCTTCCAGCACCTGGGCGGCGAGCCGGGCGTCAACTTCGTCCTGCCGCTGGTGCTGTTCCTGTTCGTGGTGGCCCTGGGCACCGACTACAACATCCTCATCAGCGACCGTCTGCGCGAGGAGATGGCCCGCGCCGGTTCCGTCCGCGAGGCCGTCACCCGAGCGGTACGCCACACCGCACCGGCCATCGCCACGGCGGGCGTCGTTCTCGCCGCCTCCTTCGGCAGCCTCGCCGTCAACGCCGATCCCTCCACCCGCCAGATCGGCTTCGCCACCGCACTGGGCATCCTCCTGTCCGCCTTCCTCGTCTCGCTCCTGCTGGTGCCGGCTGCCGCCGCGCTGCTGGGGCGGGCGATGTGGTGGCCGCAGCGCGCGGGACAGGACCGTCGGCACGGCGCCTGA
- a CDS encoding DEAD/DEAH box helicase — translation MNRTRTNDRFSRSRNGGGDSGRGDGRFGPPAPRRSGGPRRAEGHGRRPAAVQGEFALPSTLTPALPAAEAFASLGMPGQLLAELGKQGVTVPFPIQAATLPNSLAGRDVLGRGRTGSGKTLAFGLALLARTAGRRAEPRQPLGLVLVPTRELAQQVTDALVPYARSVKLRLATVVGGMPIGRQASALRGGAEVVVATPGRLKDLIERGDCRLDQVSITVLDEADQMADMGFMPQVTALLDQVRPEGQRMLFSATLDRNVDLLVRRYLTDPVVHSVDPSAGAVTTMEHHVLHVHGADKHGATTEIAARDGRVIMFLDTKHAVDRLTEHLLNSGVRAAALHGGKSQPQRSRTLAQFKTGHVNVLVATNVAARGIHVDNLDLVVNVDPPTDHKDYLHRGGRTARAGESGSVVTLVTPNQRRGMARLMTAAGIVPQTTQVRTGEEALRRITGAQAPTGIPVVITAPVVERPKKRGATSRGRRRPVPAPRRAGARRSTAGAAA, via the coding sequence ATGAACCGCACACGCACGAACGACCGCTTCTCCCGTAGCCGTAACGGCGGTGGCGACTCCGGCAGGGGTGACGGCCGATTCGGTCCGCCGGCCCCTCGCCGGTCCGGTGGGCCGAGGCGCGCCGAGGGTCACGGCCGTCGGCCCGCCGCAGTGCAGGGGGAGTTCGCCCTGCCGTCGACTCTCACCCCCGCGCTTCCCGCCGCCGAGGCGTTCGCCTCTCTCGGCATGCCGGGGCAACTGCTCGCCGAACTCGGCAAGCAGGGTGTGACCGTACCGTTCCCCATCCAGGCCGCGACGCTGCCCAACTCCCTCGCCGGCCGTGACGTGCTCGGCCGCGGCCGTACCGGTTCCGGCAAGACCCTCGCCTTCGGGCTGGCGCTGCTCGCCCGTACGGCCGGCAGGCGCGCCGAGCCCCGGCAGCCGCTCGGGCTGGTCCTCGTACCGACGCGTGAGCTGGCGCAGCAGGTCACCGATGCCCTCGTCCCGTACGCCCGTTCCGTGAAGCTGCGCCTCGCCACGGTCGTGGGCGGAATGCCGATCGGCAGGCAGGCCAGCGCGCTGCGCGGTGGCGCCGAGGTCGTCGTCGCCACTCCCGGACGCCTCAAGGACCTCATCGAACGCGGCGACTGCCGGCTTGACCAGGTCTCGATCACCGTCCTCGACGAGGCGGACCAGATGGCCGACATGGGCTTCATGCCGCAGGTGACCGCCCTGCTCGACCAGGTCCGGCCGGAGGGGCAGCGCATGCTGTTCTCCGCCACTCTCGACCGCAACGTCGACCTGCTCGTGCGCCGCTACCTGACCGATCCCGTGGTGCACTCCGTCGACCCTTCGGCCGGCGCGGTCACGACGATGGAGCACCACGTGCTGCACGTCCACGGCGCCGACAAGCACGGCGCCACCACCGAGATCGCCGCACGCGACGGCCGCGTCATCATGTTCCTCGACACCAAGCACGCCGTCGACCGCCTCACCGAGCACCTCCTGAACAGCGGGGTGCGGGCCGCGGCCCTGCACGGCGGGAAGTCGCAGCCGCAGCGCTCCCGCACCCTGGCACAGTTCAAGACGGGTCACGTCAACGTGCTGGTCGCCACCAACGTCGCGGCCCGCGGCATCCACGTCGACAACCTCGACCTGGTCGTCAACGTCGATCCGCCGACCGACCACAAGGACTACCTCCACCGCGGCGGCCGCACGGCCCGGGCCGGCGAATCGGGCAGCGTCGTCACGCTGGTCACCCCGAACCAGCGGCGCGGCATGGCCCGCCTCATGACAGCGGCCGGCATCGTCCCGCAGACCACTCAGGTCCGCACCGGCGAAGAGGCCCTGCGCCGCATCACCGGCGCCCAGGCCCCGACCGGCATTCCGGTCGTCATCACCGCGCCGGTGGTCGAACGTCCCAAGAAGCGCGGCGCCACCTCACGGGGCCGACGCCGTCCCGTCCCTGCGCCCCGGCGCGCCGGCGCGCGCCGGTCCACTGCCGGTGCGGCCGCGTAG
- a CDS encoding M20 family metallo-hydrolase has translation MPRDVPEHVTVDGDRLWRSLMELAEIGAYEDEQTGLRGVRRLALTDADAQGRRKLVSWMEEAGLTVRVDAVGNIYGRRAGTVPDAPPVMIGSHIDSVATAGAFDGCLGVLGGLEIIRTLNERGITTRRPLEIASFSEEEGVRFGTDMLGSAVAAGRIPLEEAHALTDADGLAFGDELARIGFAGPHGVRLDPPPYAYVECHIEQGPLLFRSGTDVGVVTGTQGISWQEIVVHGRAAHAGATPTEMRADAGLVAAGIVRHLRTMVDSGDYGRLRATVGHLTLHPGDTNIVPARADLTVDLRNPDEECMVRAEEHLARHLDRLQETQDGVRITTRRMARTSPVAFDGRLRKIVAREAEALGLTHSPILSGAGHDAQEMAAVCPAVMVFARGEYDGISHSPREYSTAESCTRAINLLAATALTLADEE, from the coding sequence ATGCCCCGTGACGTACCCGAGCACGTCACCGTCGACGGTGACCGGTTGTGGCGGTCGCTCATGGAGCTGGCGGAGATCGGCGCGTACGAGGACGAGCAGACGGGTCTGCGCGGCGTGCGGCGGCTGGCGCTCACGGACGCCGACGCACAAGGGCGCCGCAAGCTGGTGTCGTGGATGGAGGAGGCCGGACTCACCGTGCGCGTCGACGCGGTGGGGAACATCTACGGCCGCCGGGCCGGCACCGTGCCGGACGCCCCGCCGGTCATGATCGGGTCCCACATCGACAGCGTGGCGACGGCGGGCGCCTTCGACGGTTGCCTGGGCGTCCTGGGCGGCCTGGAGATCATCCGCACGCTGAACGAACGCGGCATCACCACGCGCCGCCCGTTGGAGATCGCCTCCTTCAGCGAAGAGGAAGGCGTCCGGTTCGGCACCGACATGCTCGGAAGCGCCGTCGCCGCGGGCCGGATCCCGCTGGAGGAGGCCCACGCCCTGACGGACGCGGACGGCCTTGCCTTCGGCGACGAGCTGGCCCGGATCGGCTTCGCGGGCCCGCACGGCGTGCGGCTCGACCCACCGCCGTACGCCTACGTCGAATGCCACATCGAACAGGGCCCGCTGCTGTTCCGCTCGGGCACCGACGTCGGGGTCGTCACCGGGACGCAGGGCATCTCGTGGCAGGAGATCGTCGTCCACGGCCGCGCCGCCCATGCCGGGGCCACCCCCACCGAGATGCGCGCCGACGCCGGTCTCGTCGCCGCCGGGATCGTGCGCCACCTGCGCACCATGGTGGACAGCGGCGACTACGGCCGCCTCCGAGCCACCGTGGGGCACCTGACTCTCCATCCGGGCGACACCAACATCGTCCCCGCCAGGGCCGACCTCACGGTCGACCTGCGCAATCCCGACGAGGAGTGCATGGTCCGCGCGGAGGAACACCTCGCGCGCCACCTCGACCGGCTGCAGGAGACGCAGGACGGGGTGCGCATCACCACCCGCCGCATGGCACGCACCTCGCCGGTCGCCTTCGACGGCAGACTCCGGAAGATCGTCGCCCGGGAGGCGGAGGCCCTCGGCCTGACCCACAGCCCGATCCTCTCCGGAGCAGGGCACGACGCCCAGGAAATGGCGGCCGTCTGCCCGGCGGTCATGGTCTTCGCCAGGGGCGAGTACGACGGCATCAGCCACAGCCCGCGCGAGTACTCCACGGCCGAGTCCTGCACGCGCGCCATCAACCTTCTCGCGGCCACGGCCCTGACCCTCGCCGACGAGGAATGA
- a CDS encoding formyltransferase family protein has product MESTCVLMSEGSFHATYLMSQWLEEFGASPSFGGVHVRDDPAREGLYRQRVRFHRAHAGKRVLTPGEHEELRRLYGDLGETDEAMLHLYGVPSLPEDLPGRLGFLGENLNAPEVRVWAEELCRREPSPYFFVFLDRLLAPWWIELAPDRIVNGHSAVLPHARGMYATEQVAAQRDMERFRRCAGATVHFVDNGVDTGPLIRAERLRDPFAFESLWECKGASFRTAFDLLVGVARDVSRRTDTLPAGLRVVAPDDRDFRSKDFDRSRRAAAVAGYADMKRRATAV; this is encoded by the coding sequence GTGGAGTCCACGTGTGTCCTGATGTCGGAGGGGAGCTTCCACGCGACCTATCTGATGTCCCAGTGGCTCGAGGAGTTCGGCGCCTCGCCGTCGTTCGGCGGCGTCCACGTACGCGACGACCCGGCCCGGGAAGGTCTCTACCGGCAGCGCGTCCGCTTCCACCGGGCCCATGCCGGAAAACGGGTCCTCACCCCCGGCGAACACGAGGAGCTGCGCCGCCTCTACGGCGACCTCGGCGAGACGGACGAGGCCATGCTCCACCTGTACGGAGTGCCGTCGCTGCCCGAGGACCTGCCGGGGCGTCTCGGCTTCCTCGGTGAGAACCTCAACGCCCCCGAGGTCCGCGTCTGGGCCGAGGAGCTGTGCCGCCGGGAGCCCTCCCCCTACTTCTTCGTGTTCCTCGACCGCCTGCTGGCGCCGTGGTGGATCGAACTGGCCCCCGACCGGATCGTCAACGGCCACTCCGCCGTGCTGCCCCATGCCCGGGGCATGTACGCCACCGAGCAGGTCGCCGCCCAGCGCGACATGGAACGCTTCCGGCGGTGCGCCGGTGCCACGGTGCACTTCGTGGACAACGGGGTGGACACCGGTCCGCTCATCCGTGCCGAGCGGCTGCGTGACCCGTTCGCCTTCGAGTCCCTCTGGGAGTGCAAGGGTGCCTCCTTCCGGACGGCGTTCGACCTGCTGGTGGGCGTCGCGCGGGACGTGAGCCGGCGCACCGACACCCTGCCCGCGGGACTGCGGGTCGTCGCTCCCGACGACCGCGACTTCCGGAGCAAGGACTTCGACCGGTCCCGCAGGGCGGCCGCCGTGGCCGGCTACGCCGACATGAAGCGACGAGCGACGGCGGTCTGA
- a CDS encoding cold-shock protein yields the protein MATGTVKWFNAEKGFGFIAQDGGGPDVFAHYSAINSSGFRELQEGQTVTFDVTQGQKGPQAENITVA from the coding sequence ATGGCTACGGGAACTGTGAAGTGGTTCAACGCGGAGAAGGGCTTCGGCTTCATCGCCCAGGACGGCGGCGGCCCCGACGTCTTCGCCCACTACTCGGCGATCAACTCGTCGGGCTTCCGTGAGCTCCAGGAGGGCCAGACCGTGACGTTCGACGTCACCCAGGGCCAGAAGGGCCCGCAGGCCGAGAACATCACGGTGGCCTGA